TATAAAAATGCCTATTATACAAGGTAGGaatagaatatgaaaatattttggaatattatCATTAAATGTTTTGCCTCTGGCTTCTGCATTTGTGGAAGGAGTCTGGGGTTGACTATAGTGCAAAGTAATAATACCCAGGAACTTCCCAGGAGTCTCTATGAAACCCAATCCCAGGAGTGAGAAGGCATAGGTGCTCCTAGGGCTGTAAAAGACTAACTGCTCCAAGGACCTACAAGGcatatactttgttttcttttctgagaaaataGCAGTCAATTATGTGAGCCTGTTCTGCCTGTTGAAAGAAAAGTGGGCAAGCTTAAAACCTGCCTGTCCAGCTATATCTGTTGGGAGGGAAAGCAATTTATAGATAAGATGGAAGCCATATTTTAAGAAGTAAGCCCACAATAAAGGATACTtctaaggagaaaaaggagagacaAATTCAATATTACATTGTTGGCAAAAGTAAGAAGGAAACATAAAAGAGGGGAAAAATCAGGAGATTCAGATTATTTTATCTACACAGAGTGAAATAGTTTAGGGCGGATATAACCTGTTCAACCCCTTCACCAATTTACCAGTGTGAATTTGGGCTGTCCAGAGAAGAGGCATTATACATTTCGTGAAGTAATGTGAATTGTAGTCATTCGAAGGCTCAAAGAGAAAATTGTATTGACAGAAATTCTTTAGGCTACTCGCAGAAAATCCTCCCTGTGAGGAATGATAATTAAAGCCTGAGACATTAATCTACAAACCAATAAACTATGAGGATATTCTATTATGATCCCATATTCTGTTATCAGAATTCTGCTATGAAAATAACCAAGTTAATATGAATTAGCAGAAGCTTGGACAGGTTGAAATGCTGGTTTGAAAATAACATATGaaatttaacaaagaagaaaaggtaaAGTTTTGCTGTTGGATGAGACTTACTTAGCAGAAATTCATGTGAAGAAATCTGTTGGCTTTAATAGTCTATATGTAACCATGAGACTCACAGTTTGATTGCTCTACTGTCAAAGGTACTGCAATATTGGCATGCATTCCTGAAGGAAAACTATGATTGGATTACATACATTGATAACCTCAATTTATATTGATCTTATCATTTGGGGTTGCTATAATTCATTGTCTCTTGATATTCTAcatcattttgaaaatgataGAAGTAATACATAAATTTAGCAAAAGTTCAAGTAGAGGAGCAGAGTAGCTTCCTCACTTCCAAGAGGCAACCAATCTTAAATTTTCACTACTAGTAACCTGTGATTTTTATCATCCTTTCaatagtgttttaaaatgttaccaTCACTTAAAAATACAGTGCACTTACACTCACTTCAGTCATCCTGTCTGTATCCAAAgactctctgtgtgtatgtgtatgtgtgtgtatatgtgtgtgtgtgtgtttattgttagttttaattGGTTATATTCTATTTCTGGATCCTTCAACTTAGCGTCTAATAATCCTCTGAGGACTTGATTGACATGTCTAAACTTCCTTTCATTTCTGTGCAAcctttcctatattttatctttatattttaaatatttattttttagttgtaggtgacacaatatctttatttcatttttatgtggtgctgtgttttgaacctagtgcctcacgtgtgctaagcgagccctctaccactgagccacaacctcagcccacctttcctattttttaaaaaagctattctATGACTTCTGCTTTGTCCAGATTTATACATCCTGCCTTGTTTCTATAACATTTATGTCATTTGTTAATAGGTTGCTGCTGTAAGCTGGGAGCTATTAAACAGTCTATTCAATGGAATGTTtacttgaaatattatttataacagTACCATGTTCTATGTTGACAAAACAACAAAGTCCCTACCTTCATCACACCACTAAAATATTTCAGGTTCTTACATAGTTTCTATGACAGAATATTCCATCAACTTAGAGCTGTATTTTGAAAACTCCTCTGGGTTAATGTTTCAGTTTGAATTAAGTTACTTTTAGATCCAAGTAGTATCTATCCACATGAATTTTCTTTTCACTGCAATCCTGGGTAAATTGGACTATTTCTATTATCCCATGTTGTGTTCTTTCTtgaattcttttaagttttgttgGGCTGCATTTTTCAAGTTATGTctgtcttttgttattttttttcagaatgaataCCTTGGagaaaaactttttgtttttttttttgcatttttaaagattattttggccATATATTTGCATAGCACTTTTGCTGGTATGCCAGTGGGAATTCTTTAAttgttaattaaattaaattctggTTAATCTAACCTaggtaaaaaatgaatttatttaaagcACAATGGTGGCTTTAAGAATCTGTGGGAAGTTTGAAAAAATAGACTTGGCACTAGACAGGAACAAAAGCAGTGCAGAAATCAATGACTCTCTGGTCTTTTGCTGCTGATACATCTTTTTATGGTTGCTATTCTGAGATCCTATTTATCCACTTTGATATATTGGTCAATATTATTCCcaactgctttcttttttctcactAGAAATTCATCAACATCTCTTACACTGATAGtgcttttttatagtttttaaaacattgacaggggtttcttctctttttgtatatttttattgttattgcatTGTGATTGCAGAAAAGATGAGTAACACATTTTGAAAGGATATGGGAAATTGTTAAGTCCAGAGTATACAGAGTAGAAAATGGATTAAAAGCCATGTCATGGGGATATGGAGGAATACACTGGTAATACTTATCCTAAATCTGAGGGTGGGTGACATGATAGCAGTCCCCCAACAGGCCCAGCATCATAGGAAATCAAACAGTGAGAAATTTGAACTCCGTGTaaagaagatttttcttttctatcctcCACATTCCCTCACATGAGTCCATGTTTTACATAACCTGTAACTAATTCTTGGATGGGCCTCATCTCTAGCTGTGGCGTTATCATCActggttttatttcattctgggccattctcattattaaaaatatttttcttagaggCCTTTCTTTTACCTCATCTTAGtcagaaacttttctttttacagaATTTTTTATCATAACAGAAATTTACCAGGGAACCATGGAATAAGTGTGGTCAGGAAGGACTGATGTAAGAAAAGATTGTTCAGAGAAATGGACAAGATTAAATATTGAAGGTCTTGGGTTACACTTATAAAGAACTTTCCCatgaaaattgatttaaaaagtcATGGATTACCAAAGAAGCATCTTAACCTCCAGAAGCATTTATGAAAACAATCCTAAATAGATTCTAAAGTGTCTGAATGATTTAGTGTGGTACATTTTAAAGAGAGTAGGAGGAAGGACGAAATTAACAGTCTTCTAAAGATTTTCCACAGAGTCCCTGGGGCTCAAAGGATTGCTAGTCAgctgtgcctctgtgtgtgtgtgtgtgtgtgtgtgtgtgtgtgtgtgtgtgtgtaccttaACAGTGGGGTTCTGGGGCTCCATTTTCACTGTAGCTAAAGATCTCACTTCATCTGTCTAGGCtgctacaaattatttttatttgaataaaaactGTACAAGTAAAAACTGAGGAGAACTGCTGGACTGAATATAGAGGTCTATTCACGTCCACATGCAGGGGTGGAAACATGTGATTCAGATCTGGTGCTGGTGTCTCTATACCTCACTGAGTGGTGAAGGGGGCCAGACTAGACTAGTTTTACAATTCAGTAAGAGGTTGATGCTAATGATCTGTTTATAACCTGCAGCAAAAGAGTACAACATttttgtgaggagaaaaaaaaatttatatatatatataattgtccCCAAAGTAGGACAGGGCTTAAAATGAATTGACTCTTTATGCTAAGGGACTAAGTCTGTGGGAAAGTACCTTGAAGAAAGGGTATAGTAGAGCCTATCTTGGAAATAGTAATTCCTGAAGGTTTTTCTACTTGGGGACCATAGTTGTTTAGATTTCTCGTTTTTTCTTTCCCATCCACCCCCTCACATttgtgtttatttgcttttttctctaGGGGTCAAAACTGATTGAAAAGTGCCAGTCCTTTCCTGGAAGGCTAAATAATGCCAGAAATTGTCAACGTAGGATCTTGGCTAAGAAGACCATTTTGTTTTTCACGAATAATGAAACTCATGTTGATTATTGAAAATAACAATTAACAAATAAATCTTTAGCACCTCACAATGTTATCCAAGAACACTGGCCGAGTGTATACTAAATATCTCCTTTCTACCGAGCAGAAAGCTACTTACCGAAACCCTCAGATGATCCactctcctttcccttttccttttaagtttttgCCTCTGGAGAGCAGCAGGTAGAGGTAAAGGCTGCCATATCTAGCTGGGAACTGGCTGCTGGGCTTCCACCATGAAAAAGACCTCAAGGGTGATTTGGAATTCTGTCTATATCACTACTGAAAGTCAGTGGACTTAATTAAGCATGCTTTATCATAAAATTACCTTTTCCCAGATATGACACTGATATTGGTACCCTGGGCTTCTAATATATTGATATTAATTTGATCTTTATGTGATGATTAGTCTTTACCTTGGAAATCTTGCTATAAATAACCTAAAGAATTTATAATTTGAACTGATTTTTGCTTTTGCCAGATTCTTTTGTATAACGAAATAATCAGTAATATTTACTTTCTAAATAGATGCGTACTTTTGAttggagaaatacagaagaaaaatttcaatgtCATTATGGTgctctttatttgattttaaatattgtttttcttcacCACTGTGATTTCAGTATGGTGATACACattagcaaattaaatccaaTAAACAGTTGTGGACTTTATAATGTGTTCAGTTCACTATGCTAGATACTAtaggaaataatataaatatgaatatagtaAGAACAAATTTCTAACGAATTAATATTAGATATAAGCACATAGGAATTATAATAAAAGGCAAATTTCACATTTCTGTTTTTACAACAGTAGTGAACTGTCATTGTGGTGTACAGGGATTTGAGATCATATATTGTCATTGAAAGAAGTGGCCCTAGACCAGCTCTAGAAAGTGGGAACAGTTAGTTTCAACAGAGATGTGAGGAAGGTCTTCAGGGAGGGTGAGTGATCCATCTGGCTGTTTTTAAGACAGGAACTAAGTAATGGTGGACAGTAAGGCTTAGTGGAATAGAAAGCTGCAAGGGTGGGTAAGGATTTCTGCTGGTTTAACTGTACTATTTATCACATACTTCTCAAGTGCAAAGTGCCAGCTTTTCTGTGTATTATTCACATGACTCCCACAACCGTCCAATAGAGTAGGTGCAATAGGCTCTCCTTATTTCTGGGTTCCTCACCCATGGGTTCAATGAActgcagatggaaaatatttgaaaaacaatggTGTCTGTACTGGACACGcacagacttttttccttgtcattattccctaaacaatataacTACTATTCACATAATATTTACATTCTCTTAGGTAGCATAAGTAGTCAATAGATAATTTACAGGATGTGGGAGGATGTGGGTAGGTTATGTGCAAAcactatgtcattttatataagagacttgagcatcctcagattttggaATCTGAGGAAAGTCTTGACGCCAATCCCCCACagatactgagggatgactgtACCATGGTTCCCATTATATAAGTGAGGACACATAAAAAGAATTCCAGACTGAAAGAGCCTGGTTGAAAGTGAGGACCTAGATGATGGGTGCTAAGAGTATGGATTCTAGAGTCAGAGGTGTGAATCCTACCTATTCCTTCTACTAAAGATCTTAGCAATCTTCTTACCTCTTCATGGATTACTTTTCTCATCTATAACATGGACTTGAAAGAATAATGTCTTCATTGGGATTAAGTGTCTTCATTTGCATTAAATGAGTCAATATATGTAAAGCACTTAAAATAGTACCTAGTGAGTGGTAAATGTATTAGGCAGAACTATATGAAATTGCTCTTTTCTAAGtcaaatattgataattttagGTGGCTCAATCCAATAAGTGTTAACATATTATTAAGAAGGCAAATAGATGCCATTGAAGGGTTTTGCCCTCCCTGGTTGCATCctattctcctttcctttcctatgTACTTACCTCAGCCTAATAATTATAACTCCTAGCTTTTTCTCTTATCAATTGCCTTGCAAATGGAGTTCTTTCTACTTCAGTTCCTGAAAGCAATCTGAATAGCCCCAAAATCCATAAGAACACTGCTTAACTGTCTTTCACAGAGCCATGAGATAATAAAATATACTCCCATATTAGGGAAAATCACTTACCAGAGTTTCTATATTTCTTTAGCTATTGGAGCAAACTGGGAAAAAAGCATACTTATAAaggacattttataaaaatatttaataataaatatttaataatttactcattcattcactaattCACTAATTACTTTATTCAACTTATTTTTATCGAGCACATCCTATATACAAGGCACCATATGAAGTACAACCAAGTATATAAAGATGAATGTGACAGGTTCTCTACTGTTAGTAAGAATAATAAATTATCTAGAGTTTAATTTGATCAATATATAAATGGTGAAGTTTTTTAACtacataaaacaagaaaaatgtgtttgtgacAAAACTTTATAGTATTATGCAAAATAACTCTTAAATAGACAGATTTTTGCCTCAGAAATTGTGTTAGTTGTTTATTTCCATATAATGAGCTATCCTAAAATTTAGCAGCATATCACAGTAAGCCTTTATTCTCTGTTTCCAAGGATCAGAAATCCAGCAGTGATTGCACTGAGTTTTCTGGTTCTGGGTCTTGCATGAGTTGCAGCCAAACTATTAAATGGGGTAAAGTAATCTCAAGACTTGACAGAGGGTGGAAGATCCCTTTCAAACTGGTCCATTTATGTAGCTATTGATGAGAGGCCTGGATTTCTTGCTGGCTTTTGACACAGGTGTAAGGACTCGTGTAATGCCTCATCAGGTAAGTCTTTTCCTAAGACTACTTAGGCCATGAGAGTTGTTCCCctagagcgagagagagagagagagagagagagagagagagagagagagagagagagagagagagagagaatgcacgAGAGCGCAACAAGGAAGCCACAGTGACTTTTTATGATCTAATCTTCAAAGTCTCACATGCTTCCTTTTGCTTTCCCTTATTAGAAGCTAGTcactaattatttaaaaagagtagattttaaatatactaatcataaagaaatgataagtatGTGAAGTGTTGGATATATTAATTAACTTGATTTAATCAtcccacaatgtatacatataacaTCACATCGAACCCTATAAATATAGAATAgctatttttcaattaaaagtaaaaagaaatcagTAAGTCCAACTCAATCACAGGTGAGGAGGATTAGGCTGCATTTTTTTGAGAGGAAAAGTACCAAAGATTTTATGGatgtatcacaagttcaagtccagtctgggcaactaagtgagaccctacccccaaataaaagtgaaacaaaatgaatattaaaaaataaaaagggctagggatgtatctCGGTGGcagagtgcccatgggttcaatccttcgtaccataaacatacatacacacacagagaaaaaaaaaaccatttaacaCATTTATTATAGAACGCTTAATAAGTATAGCAAAACTAGAAATACATAATCACTCATAATTCTGTAGTACAGACAAAATTAcatttaacattctttttttgtgtgtacacatacaaatattagtgtgtgcatgtacacatataaacacaTGTATCTggttgataataaatattttgcaatatgtatatattcttacttaactatataaagaaaatttagctCTATAattcaaatttggaaaaaaaaattaatgaccaCATAACATTTTCTGAGTAAATGTGTTGTTTCTTCTTaaatctttttcctattttttggaCATTTATGTTTTTCACTTCCTTTTGTCACAATAAATGACATTATATTTGAAGAATGTCTTTGCATCTCTATTTCTATATAAGATCTTTCATGTAGAATTATAGAATAAGCTTACTATTAACTCttgtcttcaaaaaaaaatcacacctatTTGTATTTCTATCATTTGTCGGGGTGCCCATCTCATTGTGATTTATTGAGTAGTTAACATTTCTTTATCTTTGCTAATAGAATTTGTCTTCTGTTGACATGCTAGTTACTATGTTATTGTTTTTCAACTCCAAGTTCAGTTCGTTGCCTGCTGTTATGAAAATGAGCATCAGCCCTTTAAATGTTTCCTTTGCAGTTTACATGATGTCATGCTTTGCCAGCAGAGGGCGATGCAGGTGAAAGGAGGCTTTCTTAATTCCTAGGAGCTGGCAGGCCAGATTCCCGGATATAGGACTTTGCTTCACCACTCTGCTCAGAGTGGTTTCTCCAGCCCAAGTTGCCTGTAGGGTGCAGCTTTCTTCAGCATTTGTTTCTCCATCTGCTTCTCCAGCTTTTGATTTGGGCAATGATGGTCTACCCTGAAGCCCAGGTACAGGCCTCTTCCTTGGCTCAAATTGCTGCTGTCACATCTGAGCACAGTGTCTGCTTGCAGACTCAAGGGGTCAGTGATCTAGCGTGCTTCTTTCCTGGCATTTGTTCCATGCAGCCTCGAAGATGCCCCAGCCTAAATCTTATACAGTATTATTCTAGATTCCTGCAAAACAGCCCCTTCAGCTCCTAGTCTTCGTGCCCACCTTCAACAAAGCTCCTAGTCCCCCTGTGTATCTCCCTCATCTAGTCACACTCCAAAGGTTAGTTCCTGCTTGCCCAGCAAGTGTGCTGCTATTCTGGCCTGGGCAGCCTCCCTAACTTCTATCCAGGGGGCTGCAACCACACCATTCCCAGTAAATTCTGAAATCCTCATtccaatttcttcctttttagggTTGTCTCCCTCAGCCTTAGGTACCCTTTCACGTTCTCTTACCATCTTTACACATACTCTCCGATCATGACTTCATAATTCTTTGTTTAAGTTACTGTATGTTTCTGTCTGCTGATTGAGCACATACACAAAGAGGTGATCACTGTTAAAGATACAACTTTTTCCCTATACTCAGTTGCCATTTGTACTTCCTCatctgggatttttcttttcatatcatTTCATaacatatatctttttattttctatgcaaGGCTTGGTACTTATGCATTTTGTAGATTTTCAATATGTTAATGTTTATCATTTATAGAAGGCACTTGATattgccttaattttttaaagtagactGAATTTTAACTATcacatttatcttattttagtGAGACAAAACTATTTTCCTATTAACTCATTGATGATAAAAGTAGAAGCCTCTTTTTTACTCAGTAAAAGAGTAACAGAAAAAGTCATAGTACACTTTCACTTTCAACCAATTCAGATTTTTGTGATAATGGTAAGTAATACCTCTGTCTTAAAAATGTTTCacattttaatgttaataattAATCTTTCACCTGGGTTTATTACATACAACCTTATTCCTTAGAATATGCAATGACCAACAATATAACACAATGCTTATGAAAAATTCAAGTGGAAGTAGTTTGGGGAGTGGAAGAATGTTGCACCATTCTTCATTTTAATACAGattcataaataaaatcatagctGGAACTTGTAGCATTTCTTTCTTCTGAGCGTGTTTTTTCAAGATGAGCTTAGCAGATTATAAATACCTCAAGTGTGTCTTGTAGAACAGGGTGCTTCGACAGCACAGCTCCAGACCTCTGCCTGGCACAGCCACCGGAGCTTTGCTTTATCCACTGTACTCATTCAGCCAAAAATAGATATTTGTGGCCAAGTCTGGTTTTATCTAATGCAATATATTAAGTCTTTGTGGTATATTtgcttggaaaaataaagaaagggagtTCAATTTTAAGAATAGTTTTGAAAGTGCTTAGtagagcagagaaagaaaaaagggccaAGACTGAGAAAATGATAATTTGGATCTCTTAGCAGACTCCATAATCTTTTCCTTCCCAAAAGATAGATAGCTGTAATATTACAGTCATCAACTCAAAGAGACACAATCCTGGCTTTAATGAAAATGTCAGCTTGTTCAAGGAGATGTGAAACATCGTGACTGTCAGATCCTTAATGGTGTAAGAATGTGATTCTTGTTCATTTCAAGAACTGGCAGTTTTTACTTCCAGTCATTTCTCTGTTAGTTGCTGATATTTCAGTTCTCTTGAGAATTCAAGCTGAAAGAAGTTTGACCTGCATAATATTAAAAATGCCACCTAAACTTATGTTTATTACACATTTTACGATAATAGATATTTTTGGAATACACAGTATCCAAACTTATTTCAGTTACTGAAACTAGATTTGAACTCATTTTAGTCTAAACATGAACCCTGGTTAACCTCAtcacttcaaagaaaaacaagCTGTTTCAACATTTGGTTTTCTACCAGTTCAAAGTCACAGGTAATGGTTTGAAGGCTAGTGCAGACTTTATGCATTTGTCAAATAGCAATCTCTCTGTAATTCTGTTGACATGTTTTAGTAATAGAGGCCTGTATTACTAAACTGTCGTCTCTGTTTTTACTTTCCGTTTACTTTGAAGACATTTCAGTAGAATGGCCTTTTCTGTGTGGAATCTGAAAATGAGAAGTAGGAGAGAGTATTAAAAACCGGACTCATACTGTGCATTCAGTCTTTTAAAAGGACCAAGTGCCCAGGTGCACACACTTGACTTACTTTGCTATCGTTTTTTgaatctctctcttctcttcttcatTTAATCTTTGAAGAATGGACTCCAAGAGGGAAAAATGAAAGTTAATGTATTGCGccacctgagaaagaaaaaacatacaaaaaaagaaagcagaacatTTATGTGAGAAGTGCTGAGTCAGGAGAGAAGATGCAGAGGCAGGTTCAGGGTGGTCATATCCATACATCACTGCTAATTTCTTCTGCATCTTTATCCATGAGAAAAATTCGAGCATTGTTTTTGGAAGGTCCTTGTAGAAGCCTCTGCAGTAGTGGGATATCTGTCTTTTTTAGCCGTCTCTGCTctgtaaatgaaaataagaatcaaCCACATTCAGGGACATTactagagaaaaagaataaagatgatTTTTCCCATTCACTTTCTTTGTCTCATTTCGGAAAAAATAGACCTAAAGAGAACAACAACAGGAAGCTCTCACTTGAAGTGGAACAgtatcccctccccacccccccacccctacccctcctctgctcccctgGTTTGGAGCAGGTGTTCCAAGACTCCAGTGGGTGAAACTGCAGACAGTACCAAATCTTACACATGGCATGTCTTTTTCTTATAcacacatacctatgataaagtttaatttataaattaggcacaataagAAATTGGCACTAATAATAAAGTATAAAACTGtaacaaaatatattctaataataTCGTCTGCATCACTACTCTgaggccattattaagtaaataagGGTTATTTGAACACAAGCCCTGTGGGACCTGTGGGACCTCAGCAGTTGATGAGTAAGAAAGAGATAATCAGGTCAGAGAGAAATGGGAGGCAGTGATCACTACCCTAATAGACAcagcaagaagagaaaatgaaaaagatagaTGTGCAGAGGTGGACAGAGATATAATTGCCTAACACTTCCTGGAGAACCCTCAGTCGACCCCCAGGGTTTCTGATCCCCATTCAGATAATCGAATGGCCACTAAGAAAACTCTTAAGTATTATAAATTCTTTGAGGATACTTCAACTTTAGATTATCTTTCTCTGAAATTGAAGGACATAAGTAATGTTCTAAaaccctcttctctttctcctacctttcctctttttttccccacagaatGAGGTCATTATAATACACTGGAGTCAGGTGCAAATAATGATCAAGCTTCCTTACCTCCTgttgaaaaaataatgtaaagagCAAAATCCTGAGGACTATTCTCAATCtgtcaatggaaaaaaatgaacagacaTGATTCTTTGCTTTCATGATATTTTCTAAGTCAACCTACCCCAAATTATGCATTTATATCCTCACTTCCCTTTTTTACTCTCAAACATAAAACCTCTGCCCTCTTGGAAATAATGTGATTTCTTAGGGCATCATTACTAAATGGTGTTAGACAAAGGAAAGACTCCTTCAGAACTGAACATACAATTTAGATTTGCATGTTCACGGGTCTTTTCAGAAGAGTGCATTTATTCGTCCACagttaaattatattaaagataTGTATAGCTCTGCTTAGTATAAAGAGTACCTTAAATTTTTGGAGAAGTTGCTTTATTACTTCTTCAGTTGTCATGGTACTGTTTATTCTGACCTTAGTTTCTGATCCAAAGGCCGGGGTGAAAATTGATGTCtgggaaaaaaatgtcatataagttctttaaattatataaagCTAACAAAAATCATACTGTGAATCTGAAGTGGACAGAATATATAATTCCTGAAAGTGATGACATTATTTCACAGGATATTCTAGAATTCTCAAATAACTAATTATTTAACATAGTCTTGACAATGTATCAAACTCTTCTAGACCCTTTATAAATACttactaaattaattttttaacacaataataaaataaaactaattttaaattttatgatacaAGTGACATATGCttaaattaaggagaaaaagtaATACGTAAGTGGAGACTCAAAAGTAGGTAACTAATGGTGTGTGCACACTTTATTACACTCATCTTGGAGGAAATATAACTCTGTGTGCCAGAGCAATAAATGGGGAAATGCTTagtttgcttcattttatttaatcccaCCAACAACCTTGTAAATCAGGAAACTATGGAAGAAACCAGGACCAAGAGATTGGGCAACTTATTAACTTTGTTTTACAAAACTTGAAATCATGTTATCAAGCTCCAGAGCTCAAACACTTAACAACTATGTTAAGATGACAGTTTAGTGCTATTTTCATTC
This genomic interval from Ictidomys tridecemlineatus isolate mIctTri1 chromosome 9, mIctTri1.hap1, whole genome shotgun sequence contains the following:
- the Rassf6 gene encoding ras association domain-containing protein 6 isoform X3; translated protein: MLDIFWGVKRPIQLKIQDDKPISSFTMSKSPDVFSNKGRMTRWGEFDDLYHISELERTQIPLSEASNSQEDYLSYHSSTLKPYAYEEPESPLLYRTMSEAALVRKRRKPPMMDRKDRQSHRASINGHFYNHETSIFTPAFGSETKVRINSTMTTEEVIKQLLQKFKIENSPQDFALYIIFSTGEQRRLKKTDIPLLQRLLQGPSKNNARIFLMDKDAEEISSDVAQYINFHFSLLESILQRLNEEEKREIQKTIAKFHTEKAILLKCLQSKRKVKTETTV